From a single Micromonospora carbonacea genomic region:
- a CDS encoding pentapeptide repeat-containing protein, which produces MARPELTKIIAARIRRLRDERGWSARQLAEQCEQLGTSSLSRSAIAKIEAGLRGIDVEELHLLATALGVTFDQLTADTAVTVLHLSHLRFAPGQAFGAPVPAGAHEEVLAALCADLDLLARSLPGARPDLVVVSGDLAVTGRPREFDLVKSFLEGLAEHLGIGFGRIAVVPGERDVNEAAARAYLAQCEADDVAPVKPYWHNWRHFATLFDAWPEDRQQARMQKEHPWSLFELPDLRVVVAGLNSTIDAEPGAGAGPRPGRIGAEQARHVAESLATYEERGWLRIGVVHHDPHGRSEPAHERLADAELLDGALGHRLNLLLHGNGDEKAPTGGQLAGGLPTYGLGPLPSPEAASRYQLLRLTEDGLVRLSRRFDREQARWLGETADVVERPRWSPPTPVVWRAAENTFPVSSAHRVVARSGDGWRPAGSDWDQLDSRRLLLDQIADVCVARHPGAVVHRIKGAFPYLRVTYADGGRARQLRIGACVRTVDEHDVDTFLEQVHGADPDVESELVYQGEEPARALRDYARRRKVRLRSFRQFQGLLDLTGYLRTQSEALLADPRYPAQGYVPQRFVDKTHAAARPRVDGDETREDLVGELLELVGGDEGRFVLLLGDFGRGKTFALRELTRRIGTELPHVLPVLIDLRASDKANTLEGHVAAHLANHGHDKIDLPAFRYMLEHGRIVLIFDGFDELVARATYARAADHLGTLLAAARGQAKIIVASRTQHFAAHSQVATAMEARIGSLPQRRVLSLSHLSATQIRALLVQRFGGQVEEVDRRLDLLASIPGLMPLATNPRMLGFIADLPTDRLRAVSAASGTISPARLYEEIIDAWLGYEGDRTQDIRGVPVGLAAGDLFAAVTALALRLWERGEALMRVEEIQDLAGTLTDLAGRHLSAEQITHAIGAGSLLIRTDDGVFSFIHESVTEWLVARHLADDLSATGREHTGRLHAHPLSQLTIDFLCDLAEPSVCRRWAQGVLDDPDATPAARTNAGRIIARFSTSPGLNLRSALLSGLHLTERSWPAADLTDADLTGARLADMVLAGATLRGARLAGVAIEDSDLSGADLRGADLSGARIVGSSLARADLTGVDLTDARILTTDLSDAVLTDVRWRRAAVVSATAAPAALDGLRRRGAVVLPGSPLTTAVRPVALGVLFGFEEGRLPRPVGYDAEGALLAIGCEDGSVLICDARDNRPLRTLTGHEWRTYSVNFSPTEPLLATGAQDGLVRLWDATTGECRHVLSGHREWVWPLLFDSSGTLLATGDKDGVVRVWEVATGRLRWELPGHRAPVWTGTFNPDGSTLATGDDGGVVRLWDLRTGLLRQRAEAEDRLTYWLRHDPGGTFLAGGAEDGVLRLWDPRTGRLLHRLTGHEGPIYTFDFHPSGRHLVSADVTGSVRRWDLPEGGRPPVGREVGRHSGAVYRVAFSPRGTMFATGDSDGWVRIWDDATCEVRHELDRHYASVWPITFRPDGDRLISSSNDFTTKVWSTGSGESAAVLRGHGRQMRAVAFNRDGSLLATSSNDGLVRLWDPVAGECRQVLESNRMDRLVSVAFGAEPHLLATASNDGRVYLWDAEAGAEGRQLEVSSDAVWAMVFDPAGDRIAVANDDHTVQLLIRTTGRTIGWLRGFRGRVRALAYSPDGATLATGCDDELVRLHDPGSDEARVLPKTHSGRIVSLAYRPDGRMLASASADGTAVLWDPHGQAVLRVLQPGRRKLWTVAFHPDGRLLATAGDDGVIDLWDTRTGQRVQELTGHTRRIWSVAFSPDGGLLASGSTDGTVRLWQPASDGTAAHRCTLLGLTERSWVAFTPNGRHKSAGEVSADFWHVAGMCRFDVGELDPYLDNVGRIPAGVPLRD; this is translated from the coding sequence ATGGCCAGGCCGGAACTGACGAAGATCATCGCTGCCCGCATCCGCCGTCTGCGCGACGAACGCGGCTGGTCCGCCCGCCAGCTCGCCGAGCAGTGCGAGCAGCTCGGCACGTCCTCGCTGTCCCGCAGCGCGATCGCCAAGATCGAGGCGGGCCTGCGGGGGATCGACGTGGAGGAGCTGCACCTGCTGGCGACGGCGCTCGGGGTCACCTTCGACCAGCTCACCGCCGACACCGCGGTCACCGTGCTCCACCTGTCCCACCTGCGGTTCGCGCCGGGGCAGGCGTTCGGCGCACCGGTGCCGGCGGGCGCCCACGAGGAGGTCCTCGCGGCGTTGTGCGCGGACCTGGACCTGCTCGCCCGCAGCCTTCCGGGCGCCCGCCCGGACCTCGTCGTGGTCAGCGGCGACCTGGCGGTCACCGGCCGACCCCGGGAGTTCGACCTGGTCAAGTCCTTCCTGGAAGGGCTCGCCGAGCACCTCGGCATCGGCTTCGGCCGGATCGCGGTCGTGCCGGGAGAACGCGACGTGAACGAGGCGGCGGCGCGGGCGTACCTGGCGCAGTGCGAGGCCGACGACGTCGCCCCGGTCAAGCCCTACTGGCACAACTGGCGGCACTTCGCCACCCTGTTCGACGCCTGGCCGGAGGACCGCCAGCAGGCGCGGATGCAGAAGGAGCACCCGTGGAGCCTGTTCGAGCTGCCCGACCTGCGGGTGGTGGTCGCCGGGCTCAACTCCACGATCGACGCCGAGCCGGGCGCCGGGGCCGGCCCCCGGCCAGGCCGCATCGGCGCGGAGCAGGCGCGGCACGTGGCCGAGTCGTTGGCCACGTACGAGGAGCGGGGTTGGCTGCGGATCGGCGTCGTGCACCATGATCCGCACGGCCGCTCCGAGCCGGCCCACGAGCGGCTCGCCGACGCCGAGCTGCTCGACGGGGCCCTGGGCCACCGGCTGAACCTCCTGCTGCACGGCAACGGCGACGAGAAGGCCCCCACCGGCGGCCAGTTGGCCGGCGGGCTGCCGACCTACGGGCTGGGCCCCCTCCCGAGCCCGGAGGCGGCCAGCCGCTACCAGCTGCTGCGGTTGACCGAGGACGGCCTGGTCCGGCTCAGCCGCCGGTTCGACCGGGAGCAGGCCCGCTGGCTGGGCGAGACCGCCGACGTGGTCGAGCGGCCCCGGTGGTCGCCGCCGACGCCGGTCGTCTGGCGGGCGGCGGAGAACACCTTCCCGGTGTCGTCGGCCCACCGGGTCGTGGCGCGCTCCGGGGACGGCTGGAGGCCCGCCGGCTCGGACTGGGATCAGCTCGACTCGCGGCGTCTGCTGCTGGACCAGATCGCCGACGTGTGCGTGGCCCGGCACCCGGGCGCGGTGGTGCACCGCATCAAGGGCGCGTTCCCCTACCTGCGGGTGACCTACGCCGACGGCGGGCGGGCGCGGCAGCTGCGCATCGGCGCCTGCGTGCGCACGGTCGACGAGCACGACGTGGACACCTTCCTGGAGCAGGTGCACGGCGCCGACCCCGACGTCGAGTCGGAACTCGTCTACCAGGGCGAGGAGCCAGCGCGGGCGCTGCGCGACTACGCCCGCCGACGCAAGGTGCGGCTGCGCAGCTTCCGCCAGTTCCAGGGGCTGCTCGACCTCACCGGCTACCTGCGGACGCAGTCCGAGGCACTGCTGGCCGACCCCCGCTATCCCGCGCAGGGCTACGTCCCGCAGCGGTTCGTCGACAAGACCCACGCCGCGGCCCGCCCGCGCGTCGACGGCGACGAGACCCGCGAGGACCTGGTCGGGGAGCTGCTGGAGCTGGTGGGCGGCGACGAGGGCCGGTTCGTCCTGCTGCTGGGCGACTTCGGGCGTGGCAAGACCTTCGCGCTGCGGGAGCTGACCCGGCGCATCGGCACCGAGCTGCCGCACGTGCTGCCGGTCCTGATCGACCTGCGGGCCTCGGACAAGGCCAACACGCTGGAGGGGCACGTCGCGGCGCACCTGGCCAACCACGGCCACGACAAGATCGACCTGCCCGCCTTCCGGTACATGCTGGAGCACGGCCGGATCGTGCTGATCTTCGACGGCTTCGACGAGCTGGTGGCCCGGGCCACCTACGCCCGGGCGGCGGACCACCTCGGCACGCTGCTCGCCGCCGCCCGCGGGCAGGCCAAGATCATCGTTGCCAGCCGGACCCAACACTTCGCCGCGCACTCGCAGGTCGCCACCGCGATGGAGGCACGGATCGGCAGCCTGCCCCAGCGCCGCGTGCTGAGCCTGTCGCACCTGTCCGCCACGCAGATCCGCGCCCTGCTGGTCCAGCGCTTCGGTGGGCAGGTCGAGGAGGTCGACCGGCGGCTCGACCTCCTGGCGAGCATTCCCGGGTTGATGCCGCTGGCCACCAACCCACGGATGCTGGGCTTCATCGCCGACCTGCCCACGGACCGGCTGCGCGCGGTGTCGGCGGCGAGCGGCACGATCAGCCCGGCCCGCCTGTACGAGGAGATCATCGACGCCTGGCTCGGCTACGAGGGCGACCGGACGCAGGACATCCGGGGGGTGCCGGTCGGCCTCGCCGCCGGGGACCTGTTCGCGGCGGTCACCGCGCTGGCGCTGCGGCTGTGGGAACGCGGCGAGGCGCTGATGCGGGTCGAGGAGATCCAGGACCTGGCCGGCACGCTGACCGATCTCGCCGGCCGGCACCTGTCCGCCGAGCAGATCACCCATGCCATCGGCGCCGGCAGCCTGCTCATCCGCACCGACGACGGGGTGTTCAGCTTCATCCACGAATCCGTCACGGAGTGGCTGGTCGCCCGGCACCTGGCCGACGACCTCTCCGCCACCGGCCGCGAGCACACCGGCCGGTTGCACGCCCACCCGCTGTCCCAGCTCACCATCGACTTCCTGTGCGACCTGGCCGAGCCGTCGGTCTGCCGGCGCTGGGCGCAGGGGGTGCTGGACGACCCCGACGCCACCCCCGCCGCCCGGACGAACGCGGGGCGGATCATCGCCCGGTTCAGCACCTCCCCCGGGCTCAACCTGCGCTCGGCCCTGCTCAGCGGGCTGCACCTGACCGAGCGGTCGTGGCCGGCGGCGGACCTCACCGACGCGGACCTGACCGGGGCCCGGCTGGCGGACATGGTGCTCGCCGGTGCCACCCTGCGCGGGGCCCGGCTGGCCGGCGTCGCCATCGAGGACAGCGACCTGTCCGGGGCCGACCTGCGGGGCGCGGACCTGTCCGGGGCCCGGATCGTCGGCAGCAGCCTGGCCCGGGCCGACCTGACCGGGGTCGACCTGACCGACGCGCGGATCCTCACCACCGACCTGTCCGACGCGGTGCTGACCGACGTGCGGTGGCGGAGGGCGGCGGTGGTGTCGGCGACGGCCGCCCCGGCGGCGCTCGACGGGCTGCGCCGCCGGGGCGCGGTGGTGCTGCCCGGCAGCCCGCTGACCACGGCGGTCCGGCCGGTCGCGCTGGGCGTCCTGTTCGGCTTCGAGGAGGGCCGGCTGCCGCGCCCGGTCGGCTACGACGCCGAGGGCGCGCTGCTGGCGATCGGCTGCGAGGACGGCTCGGTGCTGATCTGCGACGCCCGGGACAACCGGCCGCTGCGCACACTGACCGGCCACGAGTGGCGGACGTACTCGGTGAACTTCAGCCCCACCGAGCCGCTGCTGGCCACCGGCGCCCAGGACGGCCTCGTCCGCCTCTGGGACGCCACGACCGGCGAGTGCCGGCACGTGCTGTCCGGGCACCGGGAGTGGGTGTGGCCGCTGCTGTTCGACAGCAGCGGCACGCTGCTGGCCACCGGCGACAAGGACGGCGTGGTCCGGGTCTGGGAGGTCGCCACCGGGCGACTACGGTGGGAGCTGCCGGGGCACCGGGCGCCGGTGTGGACGGGCACGTTCAACCCGGACGGCTCGACGCTGGCCACCGGCGACGACGGCGGCGTCGTGCGGCTGTGGGACCTGCGCACCGGCCTGCTGCGGCAGCGCGCGGAGGCGGAGGACAGGCTGACGTACTGGCTGCGGCACGACCCGGGCGGCACCTTCCTGGCCGGTGGCGCGGAGGACGGCGTCCTGCGGCTGTGGGACCCCAGGACGGGCCGGCTGCTGCACCGGCTGACCGGGCACGAGGGGCCGATCTACACCTTCGACTTCCACCCCTCCGGCCGGCACCTCGTCAGCGCCGACGTCACCGGGTCGGTGCGACGCTGGGACCTGCCGGAGGGCGGCCGCCCGCCGGTCGGCCGGGAGGTGGGCCGGCACAGCGGGGCCGTGTACCGGGTCGCGTTCAGCCCGCGCGGCACGATGTTCGCCACCGGCGACAGCGACGGGTGGGTCAGGATCTGGGACGACGCCACCTGCGAGGTGCGCCACGAGCTGGACCGCCACTACGCCTCGGTGTGGCCGATCACGTTCCGCCCGGACGGTGACCGGCTGATCAGCAGCAGCAACGACTTCACCACGAAGGTGTGGAGCACCGGCAGCGGCGAGTCGGCGGCCGTGCTGCGCGGCCACGGCCGGCAGATGCGGGCCGTGGCCTTCAACCGGGACGGATCGCTGCTGGCCACCAGCAGCAACGACGGGCTGGTCCGGTTGTGGGACCCGGTCGCCGGGGAGTGCCGGCAGGTGCTGGAGTCCAACCGGATGGACCGGCTGGTCTCGGTGGCCTTCGGCGCGGAGCCCCACCTGCTGGCCACCGCCAGCAACGACGGGCGGGTCTACCTGTGGGACGCCGAGGCCGGCGCGGAGGGCCGGCAGCTCGAGGTGTCGAGCGACGCGGTCTGGGCCATGGTGTTCGACCCGGCCGGGGACCGCATCGCCGTCGCCAACGACGACCACACGGTGCAGCTGCTGATCCGCACGACCGGGCGCACGATCGGGTGGCTGCGCGGCTTCCGGGGCCGGGTCCGGGCCCTGGCCTACTCCCCCGACGGCGCGACGCTGGCCACCGGCTGCGACGACGAGCTGGTCCGCCTGCACGACCCGGGCTCCGACGAGGCGCGGGTGCTGCCGAAGACGCACAGCGGCCGCATCGTGTCCCTGGCCTACCGGCCGGACGGGCGGATGCTCGCCTCGGCGAGCGCCGACGGCACGGCGGTGCTGTGGGACCCGCACGGGCAGGCCGTGCTGCGGGTGCTCCAGCCGGGGCGGCGCAAGTTGTGGACGGTGGCCTTCCACCCGGACGGCCGGCTTCTCGCCACGGCCGGCGACGACGGGGTCATCGACCTCTGGGACACGCGGACCGGCCAGCGGGTGCAGGAGCTGACGGGGCACACCCGCCGGATCTGGTCGGTGGCGTTCAGCCCGGACGGTGGCCTGTTGGCCAGCGGCAGCACCGACGGCACCGTGCGGCTGTGGCAGCCGGCGTCGGACGGCACGGCCGCCCACCGGTGCACGCTGCTGGGCCTGACCGAGCGTTCCTGGGTGGCGTTCACCCCGAACGGGCGGCACAAGTCGGCGGGCGAGGTCTCGGCCGACTTCTGGCACGTGGCCGGGATGTGCCGGTTCGACGTCGGTGAGCTCGATCCGTATCTGGACAACGTGGGCCGGATACCGGCCGGTGTCCCCCTGCGGGACTGA
- a CDS encoding transporter substrate-binding domain-containing protein, whose amino-acid sequence MSQASEPGPARPATAGDAPPRATRVRQARLVGLAVTLAVLAAALIPIVLAFGPPTRDELLEQAGMKGRQQLLIGVKDDQPGISQRFPNNVWKGFDVDIAYMIAGYLGFDRSQVRFLPIESEDRARRQARDGDGFVTVDLVIASYSITKQREEEGAVFSAPYLYTEQSVITLDSVGDAEQVSSLEDLGGRTVCTLTTSTSAQRLREAGAKPIGRNRISDCVQLLYDGKVYAVTTDAAILAGFVTGDRPDDDGQRFPAELRGAKPLRHWDIGSSAQEKWGVNTGPNEALRDLVDLALYASAEDEENSTWENAYDANLRWQQRYNLPQSVAEQRQPEPRKVEVRQWPWERIALPAPAHPGSPPAPASRGGRAAWRGRGRRSSGC is encoded by the coding sequence TTGAGTCAGGCAAGCGAGCCGGGCCCGGCCCGGCCGGCCACGGCGGGGGACGCCCCGCCGCGCGCCACGCGGGTCCGGCAGGCCCGGCTGGTGGGGCTCGCGGTCACGCTGGCCGTCCTCGCGGCGGCCCTGATCCCGATCGTGCTCGCGTTCGGCCCGCCGACCCGCGACGAGCTGTTGGAGCAGGCCGGGATGAAGGGCAGGCAGCAGCTCCTCATCGGGGTGAAGGACGACCAGCCCGGCATCTCCCAGCGGTTCCCGAACAACGTGTGGAAGGGCTTCGACGTCGACATCGCCTACATGATCGCCGGCTACCTCGGCTTCGACCGGTCCCAGGTGCGGTTCCTGCCGATCGAGAGCGAGGACCGGGCCCGCCGCCAGGCCCGCGACGGAGACGGGTTCGTCACCGTCGACCTGGTGATCGCCTCCTACAGCATCACCAAGCAGCGGGAGGAGGAGGGCGCGGTCTTCTCCGCCCCCTACCTCTACACGGAGCAGTCGGTGATCACCCTGGACAGCGTCGGCGACGCGGAGCAGGTGAGCAGCCTGGAGGACCTGGGCGGCCGGACGGTCTGCACGCTGACCACCTCGACCTCCGCCCAGCGACTGCGGGAGGCCGGTGCCAAGCCGATCGGCCGCAACCGGATCAGCGACTGCGTCCAACTGCTCTACGACGGCAAGGTGTACGCGGTCACCACCGACGCCGCGATCCTCGCCGGCTTCGTCACCGGCGACCGGCCCGACGACGACGGTCAGCGCTTCCCGGCCGAGCTGCGGGGCGCCAAGCCGCTGCGGCACTGGGACATCGGCTCCTCGGCGCAGGAGAAGTGGGGCGTCAACACCGGCCCCAACGAGGCGCTGCGGGACCTGGTCGACCTCGCCCTCTACGCGTCGGCCGAGGACGAGGAGAACTCGACCTGGGAGAACGCGTACGACGCGAACCTGCGCTGGCAGCAGCGGTACAACCTCCCGCAGTCCGTCGCGGAACAGCGGCAGCCCGAGCCGAGGAAGGTGGAGGTACGGCAGTGGCCGTGGGAGAGGATCGCGCTACCGGCCCCGGCGCACCCCGGATCGCCGCCGGCCCCGGCAAGTCGGGGCGGCCGCGCCGCATGGCGGGGGCGCGGCAGGCGCAGCAGTGGCTGCTGA
- a CDS encoding DUF7144 family membrane protein has protein sequence MRGQQAEPNGPAPRRAGGPDSGAGPDDRRSGRLVAGLLLGVAGAIDASVGASVVRVDPYVVVDEGFRRLDVTGWAWLQLAAGLATVAAALALTVNRRATVLAAAGAGSFDILLTVLLLPYHPVERALSALLAAVAVCLLAGCLRAAGRRRPAAPGGRGIS, from the coding sequence ATGCGAGGACAGCAAGCGGAGCCGAACGGACCCGCTCCGCGCCGGGCCGGTGGCCCGGACAGCGGGGCCGGGCCGGACGACCGGCGCAGCGGCCGGCTCGTCGCCGGGCTGCTCCTCGGCGTGGCCGGCGCCATCGACGCGTCGGTCGGGGCGAGCGTCGTGCGGGTGGACCCGTACGTGGTGGTCGACGAGGGGTTCCGGCGGCTCGACGTCACGGGGTGGGCGTGGCTCCAGCTCGCGGCGGGGCTGGCGACGGTCGCGGCGGCCCTGGCGTTGACCGTGAACCGGCGGGCCACCGTCCTCGCGGCGGCCGGCGCGGGCTCGTTCGACATCCTGCTCACCGTGCTGCTCTTGCCCTACCATCCGGTCGAGCGGGCGCTGTCGGCGCTGCTCGCCGCCGTGGCGGTATGCCTGCTCGCCGGGTGCCTGCGGGCGGCGGGCCGCCGGCGGCCCGCCGCGCCGGGCGGGCGGGGGATCAGCTGA
- a CDS encoding cellulose-binding domain-containing protein: MNSRERRRALWVSTAAAATLAAAGVVVTAGTARAAVGCRVAYSIAAQWGGGFTANVDLTNSGDPLTSWTVTWSFAAGQTVTQGWSANFSQSGSTVQASNVSYNGSLATNATASFGFNGTWNDSSNPVPASFAVNGVTCTGGVTPTTPPPATTAPPTTPPPTTPPPTTPPPTTPPPATPPAGGAVYASPQGTDGAAGTQANPTTITSAITRVAAGGTIYLRGGTYQLARTVTVAPGNNGTSSARKKLIAYPGETPVLNFSAMSEDPANRGLALNGSYWHVQGVVVERAGDNGIFVGGSNNIIERTVTRFNRDSGLQISRIASDTPRDQWPANNLVLSAESHDNRDSDGEDADGFAAKLTVGSGNVFRYAVSHNNIDDGWDLYTKSDTGAIGPVTIEDSLAYDNGTLSDGSQAGSGDRNGFKLGGEDIAVNHTVRRTIAFRNGKHGFTYNRNPGSMSISNNISIDNTERNFSFDAGTSVFRSNTSCRSGSGSNDKTVGNVDSSNQFWTGSNGSRCATYSGALKWSFASDGRLVVTLGGRTVTF; this comes from the coding sequence ATGAACAGCAGAGAGCGCCGCAGGGCGCTGTGGGTCTCGACGGCCGCGGCGGCGACGCTCGCCGCCGCCGGCGTCGTGGTGACCGCCGGGACGGCCCGGGCCGCGGTCGGCTGCCGGGTCGCCTACTCGATCGCCGCGCAGTGGGGCGGCGGCTTCACCGCGAACGTCGACCTCACCAACTCCGGCGACCCGCTGACCTCGTGGACGGTCACCTGGTCGTTCGCCGCCGGGCAGACGGTCACCCAGGGTTGGAGCGCCAACTTCAGCCAGAGCGGCAGCACCGTGCAGGCGTCGAACGTGAGCTACAACGGCAGCCTGGCGACCAACGCCACCGCGTCGTTCGGGTTCAACGGCACCTGGAACGACAGCAGCAACCCCGTGCCGGCGAGCTTCGCGGTCAACGGGGTGACCTGCACCGGCGGCGTCACCCCGACCACGCCGCCGCCCGCCACCACCGCTCCGCCGACGACCCCGCCGCCCACCACCCCGCCCCCGACCACGCCGCCGCCCACGACCCCGCCGCCCGCGACGCCGCCCGCCGGCGGCGCGGTGTACGCCTCGCCGCAGGGCACCGACGGCGCGGCCGGCACCCAGGCCAACCCCACCACGATCACCTCGGCGATCACCCGGGTCGCCGCAGGCGGGACGATCTACCTGCGCGGCGGCACCTACCAGCTCGCCAGGACGGTCACGGTCGCGCCGGGCAACAACGGCACCTCCAGCGCCCGCAAGAAGCTGATCGCCTACCCGGGCGAGACCCCGGTGCTGAACTTCTCGGCGATGAGCGAGGACCCGGCCAACCGGGGCCTGGCGTTGAACGGGTCCTACTGGCACGTCCAGGGCGTCGTCGTCGAGCGCGCCGGGGACAACGGCATCTTCGTCGGCGGCAGCAACAACATCATCGAGCGGACGGTCACCCGCTTCAACCGCGACAGCGGCCTGCAGATCTCGCGGATCGCCTCCGACACCCCCCGCGACCAGTGGCCGGCCAACAACCTCGTCCTGAGCGCGGAGTCGCACGACAACCGTGACTCCGACGGCGAGGACGCCGACGGGTTCGCGGCCAAGCTGACCGTCGGGAGCGGCAACGTCTTCCGCTACGCCGTGTCCCACAACAACATCGACGACGGCTGGGACCTCTACACCAAGAGCGACACGGGGGCGATCGGCCCGGTGACCATCGAGGACTCCCTCGCCTACGACAACGGCACCCTCAGCGACGGCAGCCAGGCGGGCAGCGGCGACCGCAACGGCTTCAAGCTCGGCGGCGAGGACATCGCCGTCAACCACACCGTGCGCCGCACCATCGCCTTCCGCAACGGCAAGCACGGGTTCACCTACAACCGCAACCCGGGCTCGATGTCGATCTCGAACAACATCAGCATCGACAACACCGAGCGCAACTTCTCGTTCGACGCGGGCACCTCGGTGTTCCGCAGCAACACCTCGTGCCGCAGCGGCAGCGGGTCCAACGACAAGACCGTCGGCAACGTCGACAGCTCGAACCAGTTCTGGACCGGCTCGAACGGCTCCCGGTGCGCCACCTACTCCGGTGCCCTGAAGTGGTCGTTCGCCTCCGACGGCCGGCTCGTCGTGACCCTCGGCGGCCGTACCGTCACCTTCTGA